From a region of the Penaeus vannamei isolate JL-2024 chromosome 2, ASM4276789v1, whole genome shotgun sequence genome:
- the LOC113821560 gene encoding LOW QUALITY PROTEIN: neurofilament heavy polypeptide (The sequence of the model RefSeq protein was modified relative to this genomic sequence to represent the inferred CDS: substituted 2 bases at 2 genomic stop codons): MTRELWHKGCGRAGREGGTEGTEKREXKKRKKKKRKEKRKKEKRKEKEKRKKEKKEKKKKKKKKKKEKERKKRKRKKKKKKKKEKEKEKXERKKEKRKKEKEKKKKNSIKKSEKPARAPQKSQREPPKRASDSPPKEPARAPKRASESPPKEPARAPQKSQREPPKEPARAPKGQREPPKRASESPPKEPARAPQKSQREPPKRASKSPPKEPARAPPKEPARAPPKEPAPPKEPARAPQKSQREPPKRASESPPKEPARAPQKSQREPPKRASESPPKEPARAPKRASESPPKEPARAPQKSQREPEKGHQEPPKRANESRKKDIESPPKEPARAPQKSQREPPKRTSESPPKEPAGAPQKSQREPPKRASESPPKDTKSHSIRKKRQQQQPAISSRKSPTKIELYNFAVSSFPISSDA; the protein is encoded by the exons ATGACGAGAGAATTGTGGCACAAGGGCTGCGGGAGGGCCGGGCgcgagggtggcactgagggcaCA gaaaaaagagaataaaagaaaagaaaaaagaaaaaaagaaaagaaaaaagaaaaaaagaaaaaagaaaagagaaagaaaaaagaaaaaaagagaaaaaagaaaaaaagaaaaagaaaaagaaaaaaaaaaaagaaaaagaaagaaaaaaaagaaaaaggaaaaaaaagaaaaaaaagaaaaaggaaaaagaaaaagaaaaataagaaagaaagaaagaaaagagaaagaaagaaaaagaaaagaaaaaaaaaaacagtat aaagaagagtgaga AGCCAGCGAGAGCCCCCCAAAAGAGCCAGCGAGAGCCCCCCAAAAGAGCCAGCGATAGCCCCCCAAAAGAGCCAGCGAGAGCCCCCAAAAGAGCCAGCGAGAGCCCCCCCAAAGAGCCAGCGAGAGCCCCCCAAAAGAGCCAGCGAGAGCCCCCAAAAGAGCCAGCGAGAGCCCCCAAAGGCCAGCGAGAGCCCCCCAAAAGAGCCAGCGAGAGCCCCCCAAAAGAGCCAGCGAGAGCCCCCCAAAAGAGCCAGCGAGAGCCCCCCAAAAGAGCCAGCAAGAGCCCCCCAAAAGAGCCAGCGAGAGCCCCCCCAAAAGAGCCAGCGAGAGCTCCCCCAAAAGAGCCAGCGCCCCCAAAAGAGCCAGCGAGAGCCCCCCAAAAGAGCCAGCGAGAGCCCCCCAAAAGAGCCAGCGAGAGCCCCCCAAAAGAGCCAGCGAGAGCCCCCCAAAAGAGCCAGCGAGAGCCCCCCAAAAGAGCCAGCGAGAGCCCCCCAAAAGAGCCAGCGAGAGCCCCTAAAAGAGCCAGCGAGAGCCCCCCAAAAGAGCCAGCGAGAGCCCCCCAAAAGAGCCAGCGAGAGCCGGAAAAAGGACATCAAGAGCCCCCCAAAAGAGCCAACGAGAGCCGGAAAAAGGACATCGAGAGCCCCCCAAAAGAGCCAGCGAGAGCCCCCCAAAAGAGCCAGCGAGAGCCCCCCAAAAGAACCAGCGAGAGCCCCCCAAAAGAGCCAGCGGGAGCCCCCCAAAAGAGCCAGCGAGAGCCCCCCAAAAGAGCCAGCGAGAGCCCCCCAAAGGACACCAAGAGCCATTCCATCAGGAagaagcggcagcagcagcagccagccATCTCCTCGC